Proteins from a genomic interval of bacterium:
- a CDS encoding GyrI-like domain-containing protein: protein MPEIKIVQLEPMRVAYFRSSKGYAPEGIQSAFGRLGEFMGKNPPGEKTLVLGLSWDDPQTVPTEKSRYDAAYTLTGEPPAGVDGVHELAGGAFVQYHHVGPYDELGGAFEEAHRQLRELGGYRKRKTACLEIYRNDPDKTPPAELVTDIYLPVEKA, encoded by the coding sequence ATGCCCGAGATAAAGATCGTACAGCTCGAACCCATGCGGGTCGCCTACTTCCGCTCGTCGAAGGGCTACGCGCCCGAGGGTATACAGAGCGCCTTCGGCCGCCTGGGCGAGTTTATGGGCAAAAACCCGCCCGGCGAGAAAACGCTGGTCCTGGGGCTGTCCTGGGACGACCCGCAGACGGTTCCAACGGAAAAGAGCCGCTACGACGCAGCCTACACCTTGACCGGCGAGCCCCCGGCGGGCGTGGACGGCGTACACGAGCTGGCCGGGGGGGCCTTCGTCCAGTACCACCACGTCGGGCCGTACGACGAGCTGGGCGGGGCCTTCGAGGAGGCCCACCGGCAGCTCCGCGAGCTGGGCGGGTACCGGAAGCGCAAGACGGCCTGCCTGGAGATTTACCGGAACGACCCGGACAAGACTCCGCCCGCCGAGCTGGTGACCGACATCTACCTGCCGGTGGAGAAGGCGTAA